The following proteins are encoded in a genomic region of Streptomyces gobiensis:
- a CDS encoding dihydrofolate reductase family protein, producing MGKVVVIEHLTLDGVMQAPGHPDEDRRDGFQHGGWATQRQDPVMQEVMGAHMSSTWSLLAGRTTYERFADYWPRQEPNPFTEALNRVRKYVASTTLTEPLAWQNSTLLKGDAAAAVAKLKDEVAENLVVFGSGVLVRSLLTHHLVDKMVLLIHPLTLGSGRRLFADSGPDLAAHQLTDCTTTRTGVIIAAYHPAGE from the coding sequence ATGGGCAAGGTTGTCGTGATCGAGCACCTGACGCTCGACGGCGTGATGCAGGCCCCGGGACATCCCGACGAAGACCGCCGGGACGGCTTCCAGCACGGCGGTTGGGCGACGCAGCGCCAGGACCCTGTCATGCAGGAGGTGATGGGCGCGCACATGTCGAGCACCTGGTCCCTGCTGGCAGGCCGAACGACGTATGAGCGCTTCGCGGACTACTGGCCCCGGCAGGAGCCGAACCCGTTCACCGAAGCGCTCAACCGGGTCCGCAAGTATGTGGCATCGACCACGCTGACCGAGCCGCTGGCCTGGCAGAACTCCACCCTCCTCAAAGGCGATGCCGCCGCTGCCGTGGCGAAGCTGAAGGACGAGGTGGCAGAGAACCTGGTGGTGTTCGGCAGCGGGGTGCTGGTCCGGTCACTGCTGACGCACCACCTCGTCGACAAGATGGTCCTGCTGATCCACCCGCTGACGCTGGGCTCGGGCCGTCGGCTGTTTGCAGACTCCGGCCCGGACCTGGCCGCCCACCAGCTGACTGACTGCACGACGACCCGCACCGGGGTGATCATC